In the genome of Acetobacter oryzifermentans, one region contains:
- a CDS encoding nuclease-related domain-containing protein, whose amino-acid sequence MSINVSKLEYFLENILEIYGDKICGNCIENYGTFFIFYSVMERVVLRFLLAIVAIYILFKISIIIFYFILAHWIICLVLAILAAIVIEAASRDTEKVSNQKQDASKEKPSEEDNSYTFKSSTHQSPTSKYEFRSSIAQSTVFHGRASTPEIIDIDDEQSFQEEPSAPEKSYAERKGFAGECIVNKYIKDIRKNRGILKNIYIEYNSPTGKKVTQIDHIVKVPWGIFVIETKYYSGYISHDPKDDYNWVRQPDDPESDQRYKFYSPLRQNQMHVDAVRLTTGLEEKNIFSLVVLAGKTRCDSYIENRIVRPSRLKEYLGNDCRPPLSDVPYIDYKEVEDAWSILLGFLKKQSELQEKHKKQLNY is encoded by the coding sequence TTGTCAATTAATGTTTCGAAATTAGAATATTTTCTAGAAAATATCTTAGAAATTTATGGTGACAAAATTTGCGGAAATTGTATTGAAAATTATGGAACATTTTTTATTTTTTATTCAGTTATGGAGAGAGTGGTGTTAAGATTTCTTCTTGCAATAGTGGCAATATATATATTGTTTAAAATATCAATAATTATTTTCTATTTTATTTTGGCGCACTGGATAATTTGTCTAGTATTAGCTATTTTAGCCGCTATTGTAATTGAAGCCGCCAGTAGAGATACCGAAAAAGTATCCAATCAGAAACAGGATGCTTCAAAGGAAAAGCCATCTGAAGAAGATAATTCTTACACATTTAAATCATCAACACATCAAAGCCCTACTTCCAAATATGAATTCAGATCGTCTATAGCCCAGAGCACTGTATTTCATGGCAGGGCATCTACGCCTGAGATAATAGATATTGATGATGAGCAATCTTTTCAGGAGGAACCGTCTGCTCCTGAGAAATCGTATGCTGAAAGGAAAGGGTTTGCAGGAGAATGTATTGTTAATAAATACATAAAAGATATTAGAAAAAATAGGGGAATATTAAAAAATATATATATAGAATATAACTCTCCAACAGGTAAAAAAGTAACGCAGATTGATCATATTGTGAAAGTTCCATGGGGAATATTTGTTATAGAAACAAAATATTATAGTGGATATATTTCTCATGATCCAAAAGATGACTACAACTGGGTTCGGCAACCAGATGATCCAGAATCAGATCAAAGATATAAATTTTATAGTCCTCTCCGACAAAACCAGATGCATGTTGATGCTGTAAGATTAACAACGGGTTTAGAAGAAAAGAATATTTTTTCTCTTGTTGTTCTTGCAGGAAAAACAAGATGTGACAGTTATATTGAAAATAGAATTGTCAGGCCGTCCAGATTAAAGGAATATTTGGGTAATGATTGTAGGCCCCCATTATCAGATGTGCCTTATATAGATTATAAGGAAGTTGAAGATGCATGGTCTATTCTTTTGGGGTTTTTGAAAAAACAGTCAGAACTACAAGAGAAGCATAAAAAACAATTAAATTATTAG
- a CDS encoding Hint domain-containing protein, which yields MADSPIDFKTINDDAIATGSGTSSDSTATSFHHHDMSWRWVGGATGDWNDPSNWTLYDGANNPVTTEGSVPQAEQNADVSLSPASGEDSVTVVVNAPDYNQIRSLSVWQNATLKVTAQAGSSIDGNVFATAGFENDGTIIIDTPSKVDFGGVTMNRDDGTITIMNNHGNVIFDDSNLNSGGTVNLINASLGSAGQPVWVSGGTVNLQQNSSIFMNSAESIATINVDPATVNTLYVQDNGFLHGGADATNAQNVVINGISENTRFGISGLASAPTSATYAENKDGSYTLTVDMADGSNLTYSNLHMADGYTPPATATIVQDTAASGWDIEDTSSASATGAYTDNTLHQQLSAIATSSTNAGGDTSQYSSTPASYHQHDMSWHWTGTASSDWNDSSNWELLDSTGNKVDTSDASVWTSNPVPQSQQNADVNISWEGNTTTPQTVVDNAPDYNQIRSLSVWQNGTLKITAQGDSQYVGNVFATAGFENNGTIIIDTPSNVELGGVAMNRDDGTITIMNNQGHVTLDNGKLDNAGTLNLINASLGTTDQPVWVQGGTVNMQQNSTLFAEPGISYSDKTTINVDPNTVNTIYIDDSGDEGVKGNVLVNGISKNTHFGISGLTAEPTSAIYTNNGDGSYTLNVQLADGNVVQYADVVPADGYEPPATASIVQDGTTGWLVEDETVCFLSGSMIRTAKGDVAVEDVQIGDEVIVFDWQNNREISSPVVWVGKSHATVRAGLADDEAGYPVRILKDAIADGVPYKDMLITPEHCLFFEDKFVPVRMLVNGVSIFFDKSITSYDYYHVETAQHSVITADGMLTESYLDTGNRRSFHQVGKVATLNGMTRTWVDNAAAPLCVDRAFVEPLFRQLELRENSVSGTHVREVIVAQTTDPDLHLVTQTGASIRPMRVQDDKYSFMLPPGTKCVRIVSRASRPADVIGPFVDDRRYLGVAVTDVCVQTARKLQMITAHLQASKPAGWHDTDWQDCAWTNGDAILPLDGNITHNAMAILSITIRAAGPYLVGKEMEKAVAQAM from the coding sequence ATGGCAGATTCACCCATAGATTTTAAAACAATCAATGATGATGCAATCGCTACTGGAAGCGGTACATCATCTGACAGCACCGCAACCAGTTTCCATCATCATGATATGTCTTGGCGCTGGGTTGGCGGCGCCACAGGTGATTGGAACGATCCCTCTAACTGGACACTTTACGATGGCGCCAATAATCCAGTTACCACAGAAGGTTCCGTACCTCAGGCAGAACAAAATGCAGATGTTAGCCTGTCTCCGGCAAGTGGCGAAGATTCCGTTACAGTTGTTGTGAATGCGCCCGATTACAATCAGATTCGCAGCCTGAGCGTTTGGCAGAATGCAACACTAAAAGTGACGGCTCAGGCTGGTTCCAGTATTGATGGCAATGTTTTTGCTACTGCTGGTTTCGAAAACGATGGTACAATTATTATCGATACCCCATCGAAGGTAGATTTCGGTGGCGTTACCATGAATCGCGATGATGGCACCATCACCATCATGAATAACCATGGCAACGTAATTTTTGATGACAGCAATCTGAATAGTGGCGGCACGGTTAACCTTATCAACGCGTCCTTGGGGTCTGCTGGACAGCCTGTGTGGGTGAGCGGTGGAACCGTTAATCTGCAACAGAATAGCAGCATCTTTATGAATTCAGCTGAATCTATTGCAACCATCAATGTTGATCCGGCAACAGTAAATACGCTTTACGTGCAGGATAATGGTTTTCTGCATGGCGGGGCAGATGCGACCAATGCTCAGAATGTTGTTATCAACGGCATTTCTGAAAACACACGCTTCGGTATTTCTGGTCTGGCGTCTGCGCCTACATCTGCAACGTATGCAGAGAATAAGGATGGTTCTTATACGTTGACTGTTGATATGGCAGATGGCAGCAATCTGACATACAGCAACCTGCATATGGCAGATGGTTATACACCGCCTGCTACAGCCACTATTGTGCAGGATACAGCAGCTTCTGGCTGGGATATTGAAGATACATCATCTGCTTCTGCTACAGGTGCTTATACAGACAACACTTTGCACCAACAGCTAAGCGCCATTGCGACAAGCTCAACAAACGCTGGGGGAGATACCTCTCAGTATTCCAGCACGCCAGCCAGCTATCACCAGCATGATATGTCTTGGCATTGGACGGGGACTGCCAGTAGTGATTGGAATGATTCTTCCAATTGGGAGTTGCTTGATTCTACCGGCAATAAAGTTGATACATCCGATGCAAGTGTCTGGACGAGCAACCCTGTTCCGCAGAGCCAACAGAATGCGGATGTGAATATCAGTTGGGAGGGTAATACCACTACGCCGCAAACTGTGGTGGACAATGCTCCAGATTACAACCAGATCCGTAGCCTGAGTGTTTGGCAAAACGGCACACTTAAAATTACGGCGCAAGGTGATTCTCAATATGTTGGGAATGTTTTTGCAACGGCTGGTTTTGAAAATAACGGAACGATTATCATTGATACTCCATCCAATGTAGAACTGGGTGGTGTTGCCATGAATCGCGATGATGGCACCATCACCATCATGAATAATCAAGGGCATGTAACCCTTGATAATGGTAAATTGGATAATGCTGGCACGCTTAATCTGATCAATGCCTCTCTGGGTACGACAGATCAACCTGTATGGGTGCAGGGCGGCACTGTAAACATGCAGCAGAATAGCACATTGTTTGCAGAACCGGGCATTAGCTACTCGGACAAAACTACCATTAACGTTGATCCAAATACGGTAAACACCATTTATATTGATGATAGTGGTGATGAAGGTGTTAAGGGCAACGTTCTGGTTAATGGTATTTCCAAAAACACGCATTTTGGTATTTCCGGTTTAACAGCAGAACCAACTTCCGCAATTTACACGAATAATGGCGATGGCTCTTATACGCTCAATGTTCAGTTGGCAGATGGGAATGTCGTTCAGTATGCAGATGTTGTGCCTGCCGATGGCTACGAACCCCCAGCGACAGCATCTATTGTGCAAGATGGAACAACCGGCTGGTTGGTTGAAGATGAGACCGTCTGTTTTCTGTCTGGCAGCATGATTCGCACAGCAAAAGGTGATGTTGCCGTAGAAGACGTTCAGATTGGTGATGAAGTTATTGTCTTTGACTGGCAAAACAACCGTGAAATCAGCAGCCCAGTTGTTTGGGTTGGCAAGTCCCATGCCACGGTGCGTGCTGGCCTAGCAGATGATGAAGCGGGTTATCCCGTGCGTATCCTCAAGGATGCCATTGCCGATGGCGTTCCGTATAAGGATATGTTGATCACGCCAGAACATTGCCTGTTCTTTGAGGACAAGTTTGTGCCGGTTCGTATGCTGGTAAATGGTGTTTCGATTTTCTTTGATAAATCCATCACATCTTACGATTACTACCACGTAGAAACGGCACAGCATTCTGTCATTACCGCTGATGGCATGTTGACGGAAAGCTATCTGGATACCGGAAACCGTCGTTCCTTCCATCAGGTCGGCAAGGTTGCAACCCTGAATGGCATGACACGCACATGGGTAGACAATGCAGCAGCTCCGCTATGTGTTGATCGGGCTTTTGTTGAACCTTTGTTCCGCCAGTTGGAATTACGGGAAAATAGCGTGAGTGGTACCCATGTGAGGGAAGTTATTGTAGCACAAACGACAGATCCTGATCTGCACCTTGTCACCCAAACGGGTGCAAGCATTCGGCCGATGCGTGTGCAAGATGACAAATACAGCTTCATGCTGCCACCGGGCACGAAGTGTGTGCGGATTGTTTCTCGCGCCAGCCGCCCGGCTGATGTCATTGGTCCGTTTGTAGATGATCGCCGCTATCTGGGTGTTGCTGTAACCGATGTGTGCGTACAGACAGCTCGTAAGTTACAGATGATTACGGCCCATCTTCAAGCATCCAAGCCTGCTGGTTGGCATGATACGGATTGGCAAGATTGTGCATGGACAAATGGTGATGCCATTCTACCGTTGGACGGAAATATCACGCACAATGCAATGGCTATTCTCTCTATAACTATTCGTGCAGCAGGCCCTTATCTGGTTGGTAAAGAGATGGAAAAGGCAGTGGCTCAGGCCATGTAA
- a CDS encoding recombinase family protein: MNISKSHRKIGYARVSTIGQTLEHQVKTLKEYGCHQIYCEKASGADTNRLELRKLIENLREGQSIVVTRIDRLARSTFDLFAIVKSITDKKAQFYSLAEPWTDTSTSTGRLMLAVLGGLADVERDLIRTRTSEGRARAIAQGKKMGRPRRITDIQRIEIIQKRKNGETLEKIAKTFGINSGTVSRIISHAKKNNHHRNLQNMSSVNFSDG, from the coding sequence ATGAATATATCTAAATCGCACCGTAAAATCGGATATGCCCGCGTTAGCACGATAGGCCAGACTCTAGAACATCAAGTTAAAACCTTAAAGGAATACGGATGCCACCAAATTTATTGCGAAAAGGCAAGTGGAGCCGACACCAATCGGCTAGAACTACGCAAGCTCATTGAAAATCTGAGGGAAGGACAGTCCATTGTGGTCACACGCATTGATCGGCTGGCTCGCAGCACATTTGATCTATTCGCTATAGTTAAAAGTATTACCGATAAAAAAGCTCAGTTTTACTCTTTGGCTGAACCTTGGACCGACACAAGTACCAGCACCGGACGGCTTATGCTAGCTGTTCTCGGCGGTTTAGCTGATGTAGAAAGAGATCTCATCCGCACTCGCACCTCGGAAGGTCGTGCAAGAGCGATAGCTCAGGGAAAGAAAATGGGGCGCCCTCGGCGCATTACAGATATCCAACGCATAGAAATTATCCAAAAACGCAAAAATGGCGAAACGCTAGAAAAAATTGCAAAAACTTTTGGCATAAATTCAGGAACTGTTTCTCGTATCATATCTCACGCTAAAAAAAATAATCATCATCGAAATCTCCAGAACATGTCATCAGTTAATTTCAGTGATGGTTGA
- a CDS encoding low temperature requirement protein A: MQRNRLSLSDLLCSDADGATSFCGCQITCKSCLLLSYKRILGRSYTSGWTISGSHLVERCQLFVMVALGETSMASGLYIARAAQWTMPILLGFFIFLGLGQALPSLVLCCVGTLLLLSVAWSVGRSNRA; encoded by the coding sequence ATGCAGCGCAACCGCCTCAGCCTGTCCGATCTGCTATGCAGTGATGCAGATGGGGCGACCAGTTTTTGTGGTTGCCAAATTACCTGCAAATCATGCCTGCTCCTCAGTTATAAACGCATTCTGGGGCGGTCATATACGTCAGGCTGGACAATTTCAGGCAGTCACTTGGTTGAACGATGTCAGCTTTTTGTCATGGTGGCGTTAGGTGAAACAAGTATGGCATCCGGGCTCTACATAGCGCGTGCGGCACAATGGACAATGCCAATATTACTGGGGTTCTTTATTTTTCTTGGCTTGGGGCAGGCACTGCCATCACTTGTATTATGTTGTGTTGGTACGCTTCTGTTGCTGAGTGTCGCTTGGAGTGTGGGAAGAAGCAATAGGGCCTAA
- the exbB gene encoding tonB-system energizer ExbB: MPLSESSNQIPLSFSPWEMFLNAGSVVQCVMILLALASLLTWTIFIAKSVEFLSVRRKLKTAEKTLEEAGTLALGERSTRPNSIAHTLVMAAETEKAVSYDIPNDNEGLKERIVLHLERLEAAEGRRLMRGTGLLATIGATSPFIGLFGTVWGIMTSFTGIAASKATSLAVVAPGIAEALLATALGLVAAIPAVVIYNHLARQSASCRAQVADLTSLVMRLVSRDLGRTHKLATSAQITPFDINRMVGE, encoded by the coding sequence ATGCCCTTATCAGAATCATCTAATCAGATTCCGCTTTCTTTCTCTCCATGGGAGATGTTCCTGAACGCAGGCTCTGTCGTGCAATGTGTCATGATACTTCTGGCTCTTGCCTCGCTTCTGACATGGACCATTTTTATCGCCAAATCTGTTGAGTTTTTAAGTGTTCGCAGAAAGCTAAAAACAGCAGAAAAAACGCTGGAAGAAGCTGGCACATTGGCTTTGGGAGAAAGAAGCACACGCCCAAACAGTATTGCCCACACACTGGTTATGGCTGCGGAAACTGAAAAAGCTGTTTCTTACGATATTCCCAATGATAACGAAGGACTTAAGGAACGTATTGTTTTACATTTAGAGCGTCTGGAAGCTGCTGAAGGGCGCCGCCTGATGCGCGGCACAGGCTTATTGGCCACCATTGGTGCAACATCACCCTTTATTGGACTATTTGGCACTGTGTGGGGCATTATGACATCTTTTACAGGCATTGCCGCCAGTAAAGCCACCAGCCTTGCTGTGGTCGCCCCGGGTATTGCAGAAGCCCTATTGGCCACTGCACTTGGGCTTGTGGCCGCCATTCCTGCCGTGGTGATCTACAACCATCTTGCACGCCAATCTGCATCCTGCAGGGCACAAGTGGCAGATCTGACATCCCTTGTAATGCGCTTGGTTTCTCGTGATCTTGGCCGCACGCACAAACTTGCAACAAGCGCCCAGATTACTCCCTTTGATATCAACCGTATGGTTGGGGAATAA
- the exbD gene encoding TonB system transport protein ExbD, which yields MRRIQHADENPHEASEINVTPFIDVMLVLLVIFMVTAPLTTVNVPVDLPSSTEKPAPRPENPVFLTVNADHALTLGEESISTDNLPKALEIATRSNKDERIFLRADKTIDYGTLMSVMDKLRSAGYLKVALVNLQGQADGSAPAAKTEQ from the coding sequence ATGCGCCGTATCCAGCATGCTGATGAAAACCCGCATGAAGCAAGCGAGATCAATGTAACGCCTTTCATTGATGTCATGTTGGTGCTTTTGGTAATTTTCATGGTAACAGCCCCCCTTACCACAGTAAACGTGCCTGTAGATCTTCCTTCATCAACGGAAAAACCAGCTCCACGCCCAGAAAATCCAGTTTTTTTAACTGTAAATGCAGATCATGCACTGACACTTGGTGAAGAGAGTATCTCAACCGACAACTTGCCAAAAGCGTTAGAAATAGCAACCAGGAGCAACAAGGATGAACGCATTTTCCTGCGTGCAGACAAAACGATAGATTACGGCACACTGATGAGTGTGATGGATAAGCTTCGTTCTGCTGGTTATCTCAAGGTTGCTCTTGTTAATTTGCAAGGTCAGGCAGATGGCTCTGCTCCAGCCGCAAAGACCGAACAATGA
- a CDS encoding energy transducer TonB family protein, translated as MSATTSFSNWKIHQTRRTRKEDTFRWGMSFLIVISSAGIATLSFLHMPHTIPPIPEAPPAAIAIDMAPEPVAIPSPPTDTPPTPHQTISESVPSPVDPAKLEVPPAPAPQPPLPVPKPEKLRKIIKKHKSTVSLKKPNPDKTLPAEKTTAPLSSKVPPNQTQAAPIDGSSSSHVSQSPATWQGALLARLEKYKRYPAEAMSAHQEGAPRLHFTMDRKGHVLSAHIEKSSGHSLLDSEALALVHRAEPLPSPPESVAGDSITLTVPIEFYMEHIQD; from the coding sequence ATGAGCGCAACAACATCTTTTTCCAATTGGAAAATTCACCAAACACGCAGAACCAGAAAAGAAGATACTTTCCGTTGGGGCATGTCTTTTTTGATTGTTATATCATCAGCAGGAATTGCCACTTTATCTTTCCTGCACATGCCTCATACAATTCCGCCTATACCGGAGGCCCCGCCAGCGGCTATTGCTATTGATATGGCGCCAGAACCTGTTGCAATCCCTTCTCCACCCACAGATACACCACCTACCCCTCACCAAACAATTTCGGAATCAGTTCCTTCTCCTGTTGATCCCGCCAAACTGGAGGTTCCTCCTGCGCCTGCTCCACAGCCACCCCTTCCAGTTCCCAAACCCGAAAAACTGCGTAAAATTATAAAGAAACACAAATCTACTGTAAGTCTCAAAAAACCAAATCCTGACAAAACACTACCGGCAGAAAAAACAACAGCTCCCCTATCCTCCAAAGTGCCACCAAACCAAACACAGGCAGCACCTATTGATGGGTCATCTTCTTCTCACGTTTCCCAAAGTCCAGCCACATGGCAAGGGGCTTTGCTGGCGCGGCTGGAGAAATATAAACGTTACCCTGCAGAAGCTATGTCTGCTCATCAGGAAGGTGCGCCCAGGCTACATTTTACCATGGACCGAAAAGGGCATGTACTTTCGGCGCATATTGAAAAAAGCTCTGGCCATTCATTGTTGGATAGCGAAGCCTTGGCATTAGTGCATCGTGCAGAGCCGTTACCTAGTCCACCCGAAAGCGTGGCAGGCGATTCCATTACCCTCACCGTGCCAATAGAATTTTATATGGAACACATACAGGATTAA
- a CDS encoding LysR family transcriptional regulator yields the protein MNPFSRFLIYFLAVARHGSIRKASEDLHIAASAIDRHILLGEQALQTPLFERLSSGMRLTAVGELFYAHASRWTKDFESLNRQIDDLKGMRRGRIDILAPEALARVFLPSIAARLKEQYPGIVLNIHIHDNAELGERLFAGEGDLAFLLDPADLRDLQVRSMLSFPLGVVSLPQHPVTQHSSTRFSICAEYPVIVPEEPLALSSVFRKLEADTLVNPNVISGANNVQMIKSLVKAGLGITILSYLDVMDEVQNGDMAFTPLAGAHVSPLRLALAHDRARPLSAVARRVADSVEAEWALLRQKIG from the coding sequence ATGAATCCCTTTTCGCGCTTTCTAATCTATTTTTTGGCTGTGGCACGGCATGGCTCCATACGTAAAGCATCGGAAGATCTGCATATTGCGGCCTCTGCAATTGATAGACATATCCTTTTGGGAGAGCAGGCCCTTCAAACACCGTTATTTGAGCGCCTTTCTTCCGGTATGCGTTTAACTGCGGTGGGAGAGTTATTTTATGCACATGCCAGCCGGTGGACGAAAGATTTTGAAAGCCTGAACCGCCAGATTGATGATTTAAAGGGTATGCGCCGTGGACGTATAGATATTTTGGCCCCAGAGGCTTTGGCGCGCGTATTTTTGCCCAGCATTGCTGCGCGCCTAAAAGAACAATATCCCGGAATTGTTCTGAACATCCATATCCATGATAATGCAGAATTGGGGGAACGTCTTTTTGCAGGAGAAGGAGATCTAGCATTTTTGTTAGACCCCGCAGATTTGCGAGACTTGCAGGTGCGTTCAATGCTTTCTTTTCCACTTGGCGTGGTAAGCCTGCCGCAGCATCCAGTCACTCAGCACTCTTCAACTCGGTTTTCAATTTGTGCAGAATATCCAGTGATTGTGCCAGAAGAACCATTGGCCCTTTCGTCTGTTTTTAGAAAACTGGAGGCAGATACTTTGGTGAACCCGAATGTGATTTCCGGGGCAAATAATGTGCAGATGATAAAGTCTTTGGTTAAGGCTGGACTGGGGATTACTATTCTCAGTTATCTGGATGTGATGGATGAGGTTCAAAATGGAGACATGGCCTTTACCCCGCTGGCAGGGGCGCATGTTTCTCCCTTGCGGTTGGCGCTTGCGCATGATCGTGCGCGCCCTTTATCTGCCGTGGCACGGCGCGTTGCAGACAGTGTAGAGGCAGAATGGGCGCTCTTGCGCCAGAAAATAGGATAA
- a CDS encoding aromatic ring-hydroxylating dioxygenase subunit alpha — MTSPACARPADTKLPRDLSFDADDWLILTSYWHPIALVRELEDKPLGVTLLDAPLVVYRAGKEIVVADDLCPHRGVPLSMGKGNGQTVACAYHGFQFGHQGRCLRVPAHPNNAIPSRLNLRTYPVVERYGLIWTCLRPQENAEISLPAMPHWDEAGFQHINCPWIDIAGFAGRQVEGFIDVAHFAFVHTETFADPDNPIVPAYMPKMTPYGFEAEYRSNVGNYPIGQSERGRPDFEWLRHFRVHVPFTATLEIHFPDNGRLVIMNAASPVSAKKTRMFAPMCRNFDTDLPLQDVYDFNLKVFEEDRALVEAQKPENLPLDPSLEVHVVADRSSIAYRRALRTIGLSQFFTA, encoded by the coding sequence GTGACATCCCCAGCCTGCGCCCGCCCCGCCGACACCAAACTCCCCCGCGACCTCAGTTTTGATGCTGATGACTGGCTTATTCTGACCTCATACTGGCATCCCATTGCCCTTGTGCGTGAACTGGAAGACAAGCCCTTAGGCGTAACGCTACTTGATGCACCTTTGGTTGTTTATCGGGCTGGAAAAGAAATTGTTGTGGCAGATGACCTGTGCCCGCATCGTGGCGTGCCACTCAGCATGGGTAAGGGTAACGGCCAAACAGTTGCTTGCGCCTATCATGGCTTCCAATTTGGCCATCAAGGCCGATGCTTACGTGTTCCCGCCCACCCGAATAACGCCATTCCTTCCCGCCTGAACCTGCGGACTTACCCTGTGGTAGAAAGATATGGCTTGATCTGGACGTGCCTACGTCCCCAGGAAAATGCAGAAATATCTCTTCCGGCCATGCCACATTGGGATGAAGCAGGTTTCCAACACATCAACTGCCCTTGGATAGACATTGCCGGTTTTGCAGGGCGGCAGGTTGAGGGCTTTATAGACGTTGCTCATTTTGCATTTGTGCATACAGAAACTTTTGCTGACCCAGACAACCCTATAGTACCAGCATACATGCCCAAAATGACGCCCTATGGATTTGAGGCAGAATACCGCAGCAATGTCGGCAACTACCCTATTGGGCAATCAGAACGTGGCCGACCAGATTTTGAATGGCTGCGCCATTTTCGGGTGCATGTTCCTTTTACGGCCACGCTGGAAATTCATTTTCCCGATAACGGCAGGCTGGTCATCATGAATGCAGCGTCCCCTGTTTCCGCCAAGAAAACGCGCATGTTTGCACCCATGTGTCGTAACTTTGATACCGACCTACCTTTGCAGGATGTTTATGATTTCAACCTGAAAGTTTTTGAGGAAGACCGCGCCTTGGTAGAAGCCCAGAAACCCGAAAACCTACCGCTTGACCCTTCTTTGGAAGTACATGTGGTGGCAGATCGCAGTTCCATTGCTTACCGGCGCGCCTTACGCACCATTGGCTTGAGCCAGTTCTTTACCGCATGA
- the dctA gene encoding C4-dicarboxylate transporter DctA: MLPSSAPLSSSHQRFLYLQVLVAVGAGIAVGAMFPSVATALKPLGDGFVKLIKMVIAPVIFLTVCTGIAGMADLKQTGRVAGKAMLYFLCFSTLALAIGMLVANVLQPGAGLHIRPESLDTSSVTQFVSAAAQHHSFADFLLQIIPSTTAGAFTSGEILQVLLVAILFGISLAKMGKAGEAVLNLFYSLTELVFGVVRLVMYLAPVGAFGAMAFTVGKFGLHSILHLLALVLTFYLTAILFVGVVLGVVARLAGFSILRLLVFLKEELLIVLGTSSSESALPGLIAKLERAGCSQGIVGLVVPMGYSFNLDGTNIYMTLAALFIAQATDVHLSFQEQLALLLVAMVSSKGAAGVTGAGFITLAATLSVVPSVPVGGMALILGIDRFMSECRSLTNLVGNAVAAIVVSRWENALDDTQLHEALHTQPQITKTPSV, from the coding sequence GTGCTTCCATCATCTGCTCCCCTTTCCAGTTCACACCAACGCTTCCTTTACCTTCAGGTTCTGGTGGCTGTGGGTGCAGGCATTGCCGTGGGTGCAATGTTCCCCTCTGTTGCCACCGCACTTAAACCGCTGGGAGATGGGTTTGTTAAACTTATCAAAATGGTCATTGCACCTGTTATTTTTCTAACAGTGTGCACAGGCATTGCTGGCATGGCGGACCTTAAGCAAACTGGCCGCGTAGCTGGCAAAGCCATGCTGTATTTTTTGTGTTTTTCTACTTTGGCACTCGCCATTGGCATGCTTGTGGCTAACGTTCTGCAACCCGGTGCTGGGCTGCACATTCGCCCCGAAAGCCTTGATACAAGTTCTGTTACACAGTTTGTAAGTGCTGCCGCGCAGCATCATTCCTTTGCAGATTTTTTGTTGCAGATCATTCCTTCCACAACCGCCGGAGCATTTACATCGGGTGAAATTCTGCAGGTTCTGCTGGTTGCCATCCTGTTTGGCATCAGTCTGGCCAAAATGGGTAAAGCGGGGGAAGCCGTCCTTAATCTGTTTTACAGCCTGACAGAACTTGTTTTTGGAGTTGTACGTTTGGTGATGTATCTGGCACCTGTTGGGGCTTTTGGTGCCATGGCTTTTACCGTAGGTAAGTTTGGCCTGCATTCCATTCTGCACCTACTTGCCTTGGTGCTAACATTCTATCTTACAGCCATTCTGTTTGTAGGCGTTGTTCTGGGTGTTGTGGCACGATTGGCTGGTTTTAGCATTCTGCGGCTCTTGGTCTTTCTAAAAGAAGAGCTGTTGATTGTGTTGGGCACCAGTTCTTCTGAATCCGCCCTACCCGGTTTGATTGCCAAATTGGAAAGGGCTGGCTGCTCCCAAGGGATTGTAGGGTTAGTTGTGCCCATGGGCTATTCTTTTAATCTGGATGGCACCAATATTTACATGACTCTTGCTGCGCTGTTTATTGCGCAGGCAACTGATGTGCACCTAAGCTTTCAGGAACAACTTGCCCTGCTGCTAGTTGCTATGGTGAGTTCCAAAGGTGCTGCTGGTGTAACAGGCGCTGGTTTTATTACTCTGGCTGCCACACTTTCTGTTGTACCCAGCGTGCCTGTGGGTGGCATGGCGCTTATTCTGGGTATTGATCGTTTTATGTCTGAATGTCGTTCCCTTACCAATCTGGTTGGTAATGCTGTTGCTGCTATTGTTGTCTCACGCTGGGAAAATGCGTTGGATGATACGCAACTTCATGAGGCCTTGCACACGCAACCACAAATTACAAAAACACCTTCAGTCTGA